From the genome of Solidesulfovibrio carbinolicus, one region includes:
- a CDS encoding histidine kinase dimerization/phosphoacceptor domain -containing protein, giving the protein MRLFSSLSIRSGLVLTALLAVLPALALQLVTGLEHRRHLETEAKAEVSRAAAAMAEVQERITDSTRLLLTALAAMPELRARDAAACSALFATLLDKNPLYTNVLAADANGDMFASGLPFALLNFSDRKYFRDAMATRQFVAGEYVVSRTTGTPSFPFALPILDETGQAVGVLIAAVKLDSFDAVFARLHMPGAANLGLADRNGIRLFYRPVNPANPVGSPIRPAVFDAIQAGGDEGLTLQPGSDGVLRYYAFRKLRLSPTAPPYMSLVVGLPENVILAPANRALAENLGLLAAAAALALGVAWVVGGPILARRLARIADTAARIGQGDRQARTGVPHDASGIGTVAASLDAMADQLAASDAERDRALAALRASQQRLAHITASMPDWIWETDANGRYVYMGEKVKDALGYEPASLIGRSVYDGLAPGEDETMRQIVGKALEACLPIRDLINWRIAADGSRRCLMCNAVPWHDEDGTFRGYRGVSKDVTKWVEADRAVRASLAEKEILLKEVHHRVKNNLQIISSLLYLQAEQVDDPVALESFRVSRNRIASMALVHEEIYRSADLARIRLDNYIRDLLPKIFGQVGQGAPVAVDCRLDAVTVPIEQAVPAGLVVNELLTNAHKHAFRDNEQARLDVTLAVRDGFVEIDVADNGPGLAPDFAVESTGTLGMQLVGNLARQLGGQVTARNDHGAVFSLTFPTAGRT; this is encoded by the coding sequence GTGCGACTGTTTTCCAGCCTGTCGATCCGCAGCGGCCTGGTGCTGACCGCCCTGCTGGCCGTGCTGCCGGCCCTGGCCCTGCAACTGGTCACGGGGTTGGAGCATCGCCGCCATCTGGAAACCGAGGCCAAGGCCGAGGTCTCCCGGGCCGCCGCCGCCATGGCCGAAGTCCAGGAACGCATCACCGACAGCACACGCCTGCTGCTCACCGCCCTGGCCGCCATGCCTGAACTGCGCGCCAGGGACGCCGCCGCCTGTTCCGCCCTGTTCGCCACGCTCCTGGACAAAAATCCTCTCTATACCAATGTGCTGGCCGCAGACGCAAACGGCGACATGTTCGCCTCCGGCCTGCCGTTTGCCCTTCTCAACTTCAGTGACCGCAAATATTTTCGTGACGCCATGGCCACCCGCCAGTTCGTGGCCGGCGAATATGTCGTCAGCCGAACCACCGGCACGCCGTCCTTCCCCTTCGCCCTACCCATTCTCGACGAGACCGGACAGGCCGTCGGCGTGTTGATCGCCGCCGTCAAGCTCGATTCCTTCGACGCCGTCTTCGCCAGGTTGCACATGCCTGGCGCAGCCAACCTGGGGCTGGCCGACCGCAACGGCATCCGGCTCTTCTACCGGCCGGTCAATCCGGCCAACCCCGTGGGCAGCCCCATCCGGCCGGCAGTCTTCGACGCCATCCAGGCCGGCGGCGACGAGGGCCTGACCTTGCAGCCCGGCTCCGACGGCGTCCTGCGCTATTACGCCTTTCGCAAGCTGCGCCTGTCCCCGACCGCGCCGCCCTACATGAGCCTTGTCGTCGGGCTGCCCGAGAACGTTATCCTGGCCCCGGCCAACCGGGCGCTGGCCGAGAACCTCGGCCTGCTGGCCGCTGCCGCCGCCCTGGCCCTGGGCGTGGCCTGGGTTGTCGGCGGCCCCATCCTCGCCCGGCGGCTGGCGCGCATCGCCGACACCGCCGCCCGCATCGGCCAGGGCGACCGGCAAGCCCGCACCGGCGTTCCCCACGATGCCTCGGGCATCGGCACGGTCGCCGCCAGCCTCGACGCCATGGCCGACCAGCTCGCCGCCAGCGACGCCGAGCGCGACCGGGCGCTGGCCGCCCTGCGGGCCAGCCAACAACGTCTGGCCCATATCACCGCTTCCATGCCCGACTGGATCTGGGAGACCGACGCCAACGGGCGCTACGTCTATATGGGCGAAAAGGTGAAGGATGCCCTGGGCTATGAGCCGGCCTCGCTGATTGGGCGCAGCGTGTACGACGGCCTGGCTCCGGGCGAGGACGAAACCATGCGCCAGATCGTGGGCAAGGCCCTGGAAGCCTGTCTGCCCATCCGCGACCTCATCAACTGGCGCATCGCGGCCGACGGTTCGCGCCGCTGCCTCATGTGCAACGCCGTGCCCTGGCATGACGAGGACGGCACGTTTCGCGGCTACCGGGGCGTGTCCAAGGACGTCACCAAGTGGGTCGAAGCAGACCGGGCCGTGCGCGCCTCGTTGGCCGAAAAGGAAATCCTGCTCAAGGAAGTCCACCATAGGGTCAAAAACAACCTCCAGATCATCTCCAGCCTGCTCTATCTCCAGGCCGAGCAGGTGGACGATCCCGTGGCCCTGGAGAGCTTTCGCGTCAGCCGCAACCGCATCGCCTCCATGGCCCTGGTCCACGAGGAGATCTACCGCTCCGCCGATCTGGCCCGCATCCGCCTCGACAACTACATCCGGGATCTTTTGCCCAAAATTTTCGGTCAGGTCGGCCAGGGCGCGCCCGTTGCCGTGGACTGCCGCCTCGATGCGGTCACCGTGCCCATCGAACAGGCCGTGCCGGCCGGCCTTGTGGTCAACGAACTGCTCACCAACGCCCACAAGCACGCCTTTCGGGACAACGAGCAAGCCCGCCTCGACGTGACCCTGGCCGTGCGGGACGGGTTCGTGGAAATCGACGTGGCCGACAACGGTCCCGGCCTGGCCCCGGATTTCGCCGTGGAAAGCACCGGCACCCTGGGCATGCAGCTTGTGGGCAACCTCGCCCGCCAGCTCGGCGGCCAGGTCACGGCCCGAAACGACCACGGCGCGGTCTTCAGCCTCACCTTCCCGACTGCCGGCAGGACTTGA
- a CDS encoding phage holin family protein, which produces MADTFAALSELLAAAGRMAGLALDIVVDRLELLGLEAREAKVRLVQLLLLAVVGAALFLMGLALAVVALFLALPPQWRLWLAAGGGALLLLLGACALLVLRRRLARLPLAFSQSVAELKKDRACF; this is translated from the coding sequence GTGGCCGACACCTTTGCCGCCTTGTCGGAGCTCCTGGCCGCCGCCGGCCGCATGGCCGGGCTGGCCCTGGACATCGTGGTCGACCGGCTGGAACTGCTGGGCCTGGAGGCCCGCGAGGCCAAGGTCCGGCTGGTCCAGCTGCTCCTGCTGGCGGTTGTCGGCGCGGCGCTGTTCCTGATGGGTCTGGCCCTGGCCGTGGTGGCCCTGTTTTTGGCCCTGCCGCCCCAGTGGAGGCTGTGGCTGGCCGCCGGCGGCGGGGCGCTGCTGCTGCTGCTTGGAGCCTGCGCCCTTCTCGTCCTGCGCCGCCGGCTGGCCCGGTTGCCTTTGGCCTTTTCTCAGTCCGTGGCCGAACTCAAAAAGGACCGGGCATGTTTCTAG
- a CDS encoding DUF883 family protein: MAARSSHNDAMAAELREIIRHAGALVDATADEADERVQKVRELLEKRLDAAKSKYADLDDLLDRKIEAADRLVHDKPYHAVGGSFLLGLLLGWFMSRK, translated from the coding sequence ATGGCCGCCCGCTCCTCTCACAACGACGCCATGGCCGCCGAACTACGTGAAATCATCCGCCACGCCGGCGCTTTGGTGGACGCCACCGCCGACGAAGCCGATGAACGGGTCCAAAAGGTCCGCGAGCTGCTGGAAAAACGCCTGGACGCCGCCAAAAGCAAGTACGCCGACCTTGATGACCTCCTGGACCGCAAGATCGAGGCCGCCGACCGTCTCGTCCACGACAAGCCCTACCATGCCGTGGGCGGCTCCTTTCTGTTGGGGCTGCTGCTGGGGTGGTTCATGAGCCGCAAGTAG
- a CDS encoding ATP-binding protein — translation MTRAVLRLGLVLAVLALGQPAWAREPAPPLPRPALTEAEQAYLAARPELRVGVGQGQIPFQDVVTSPQGHPRYVGLAADYLETLSAMLGVALEPSFGISYARALELAQTGGIDLFACITDTPARRAYLHMTTPYASQPYAMITRAGSDAVWSVPDLAGRVVAVSPSFVAYERLQQEYPDLRARFEFKRNAPETLQAVAEGQADACFLNVVAATSIIREYGLTNLRITAVMAWPDNALCMASPDPVLAGIIQKALDAIPVDRRIALAARWYDAGSLPAKSYVRPVQLWLAAGAVALVALSVWWWRRLRREVARREATERDLCRHRETLEAVLNATTDAILVLDEAYHVVMVNRTGAERFGLAVEAMLGQGILELTDAPVAASRRQHYRQAQATGRPVRFADKRAGRVYENTIYPIPALAGDRPRLAIYARDVTEQIAADQAVRQSQERLANIFRLSPVVVTVTTLPDGRLLDVNEAFSAYSGFSREEVIDRSPAELGLWVHPGDRDRIFRAVERDGQVRNLELSMRMRNGRLTTFLLSCTPMEAYGRHCLLSVLVDISGRKTMEEALRLAKESAEAANKAKSRFLSTMSHEIRTPMNTILGMVDVLRGTELSSRQQEFLRTLEVAGESLMALLTDILELSKIESGVLELAETAYDPLELAGQVVALLSPQAQAKGLTLRLEAAKDAPRQAVGDPDRIRQILINLVGNAIKFTAAGEVALKLSLLPARLSREELLFAVSDTGIGIPPEKREAIFKPFTQVDSSTTRAYGGIGLGLAICALLVDGMNGRLWLESEPGAGSIFYCALPRDAGIARPTPAPAPAPARAVQARPPAGRRLLIVEDSEPNRQIYEAFLEDLPLAVTYAHTGTQALERVERGMYDAIVMDIQLPDIDGLTVIQEIRRREAAAGRPPCPILVVTAFAFREESGRAAEAGASDLLTKPIQKNVFLAAVARLLGEGSLATAAPSQAWTASDDSGYIGH, via the coding sequence ATGACGCGCGCCGTCCTGCGGCTGGGCCTCGTGTTGGCCGTGCTGGCCCTGGGCCAGCCGGCCTGGGCCAGGGAACCGGCTCCGCCCCTGCCGCGTCCGGCCCTGACCGAGGCCGAGCAGGCCTATCTGGCTGCTCGCCCGGAGCTGCGAGTGGGCGTCGGCCAAGGCCAGATACCCTTTCAGGACGTGGTCACCTCGCCCCAGGGGCATCCGCGCTATGTGGGGCTGGCCGCCGATTATCTCGAAACCCTCTCCGCCATGCTTGGCGTCGCCCTGGAGCCAAGCTTCGGCATCTCCTACGCCCGGGCCTTGGAACTGGCCCAGACCGGCGGCATCGACCTTTTTGCCTGCATCACCGACACGCCGGCCCGGCGGGCCTATCTGCACATGACCACCCCCTACGCCAGCCAGCCCTATGCCATGATCACCCGGGCCGGCTCGGACGCCGTGTGGAGCGTGCCCGATCTGGCCGGCCGGGTCGTGGCCGTATCCCCCTCGTTTGTCGCCTACGAGCGCCTGCAGCAGGAATACCCCGATCTGCGCGCCCGTTTCGAATTCAAGCGCAACGCCCCGGAAACCTTGCAGGCCGTGGCCGAGGGCCAGGCCGACGCCTGTTTCCTCAATGTCGTCGCCGCCACGAGCATCATCCGGGAATACGGCCTGACCAACCTGCGCATAACAGCCGTCATGGCCTGGCCGGACAACGCCTTGTGCATGGCCTCGCCCGACCCGGTCCTGGCCGGCATCATCCAAAAGGCCCTGGACGCCATCCCGGTGGACCGCAGGATCGCCCTGGCCGCCCGCTGGTATGACGCCGGATCCCTGCCGGCCAAAAGTTACGTCCGGCCGGTCCAGCTGTGGCTCGCCGCAGGCGCGGTCGCCCTGGTCGCCCTGTCCGTCTGGTGGTGGCGGCGGCTACGCCGGGAGGTTGCCCGCCGCGAGGCCACCGAACGCGATCTCTGCCGGCATCGGGAAACCCTGGAGGCCGTGCTCAACGCCACCACCGACGCCATTTTGGTCCTCGACGAAGCCTATCACGTGGTCATGGTCAACCGCACCGGAGCCGAGCGCTTCGGCCTGGCCGTGGAAGCCATGCTTGGCCAGGGCATCCTGGAGCTCACCGACGCGCCCGTGGCCGCCAGCCGACGCCAGCATTACCGCCAGGCCCAGGCCACCGGCCGTCCGGTGCGCTTTGCCGACAAGCGCGCCGGCCGCGTCTACGAAAACACCATCTATCCCATACCGGCCTTGGCCGGAGACCGGCCAAGGCTGGCCATCTACGCCCGCGACGTCACCGAGCAGATCGCCGCCGACCAGGCCGTGCGCCAAAGCCAGGAGCGCCTGGCCAACATCTTCCGCCTCTCCCCGGTGGTCGTCACCGTCACCACCCTGCCCGACGGCCGTCTCCTCGACGTCAACGAGGCGTTTAGCGCCTACTCGGGTTTTTCCCGGGAAGAGGTCATCGACCGCAGCCCGGCCGAACTGGGACTGTGGGTCCACCCCGGCGACCGCGACCGCATCTTCCGGGCCGTGGAACGCGACGGCCAGGTGCGCAACCTCGAGCTGTCCATGCGCATGCGCAACGGCCGGCTGACCACCTTCCTGCTGTCCTGCACGCCCATGGAAGCCTACGGCCGGCATTGCCTGCTCTCGGTCCTGGTGGACATCAGCGGTCGCAAGACCATGGAAGAGGCCCTGCGCCTGGCCAAGGAGTCGGCCGAAGCCGCCAACAAGGCCAAAAGCCGCTTCCTGTCCACCATGAGCCACGAAATCCGCACGCCCATGAACACCATCCTCGGCATGGTGGACGTGCTGCGCGGCACCGAGCTCTCCAGCCGGCAGCAGGAATTCCTGCGCACCCTGGAAGTGGCCGGCGAATCCCTCATGGCCCTGTTGACCGACATTCTGGAACTGTCGAAAATCGAATCCGGCGTGCTGGAACTGGCCGAAACGGCCTACGACCCCCTGGAGCTGGCCGGCCAGGTCGTGGCCCTGCTTTCGCCCCAGGCCCAGGCCAAGGGCCTTACGCTCCGCCTGGAGGCCGCCAAGGACGCCCCCAGGCAGGCCGTGGGCGATCCCGACCGTATCCGCCAGATCCTGATCAATCTCGTGGGCAACGCCATCAAGTTCACGGCCGCGGGCGAAGTGGCCCTCAAGCTGTCCCTGCTGCCGGCCCGGCTGTCCCGCGAGGAGCTGCTCTTTGCCGTGTCCGACACCGGCATCGGCATCCCGCCCGAGAAGCGCGAGGCTATTTTCAAGCCCTTCACCCAGGTGGATTCCTCCACCACCCGGGCCTACGGCGGCATCGGACTTGGCCTGGCCATCTGCGCGCTGCTGGTGGACGGCATGAACGGCCGGCTGTGGCTGGAATCCGAACCCGGCGCGGGCAGCATTTTTTATTGCGCCCTGCCGCGCGACGCCGGCATCGCCCGCCCGACGCCCGCCCCGGCCCCGGCCCCGGCCCGGGCCGTCCAGGCCCGGCCTCCCGCCGGCCGTCGGCTGCTCATCGTCGAGGACAGCGAACCCAACCGCCAGATCTACGAGGCCTTTCTCGAAGACCTGCCCCTGGCCGTCACCTATGCCCACACCGGAACCCAGGCCCTGGAACGCGTCGAACGCGGCATGTACGACGCCATAGTCATGGACATTCAGCTCCCGGACATCGACGGGCTGACCGTCATTCAGGAGATCCGCCGCCGCGAAGCCGCCGCCGGCCGGCCGCCTTGTCCCATCCTCGTGGTCACGGCCTTCGCCTTCCGCGAGGAAAGCGGCCGGGCCGCCGAAGCCGGCGCGTCGGACCTGCTCACCAAACCCATCCAAAAGAACGTCTTCCTGGCCGCGGTGGCCCGACTGCTGGGCGAAGGCTCCCTGGCAACAGCCGCGCCGTCCCAGGCATGGACAGCGTCCGACGATTCGGGCTACATTGGGCACTGA
- a CDS encoding Nif11-like leader peptide family natural product precursor, producing MSLESAQAFVARLREDAQFRWSLGECRDQWERRRFVVLQGYRFSPAELVCATSPAGRASPERAAIIDRVRRQHGDGSYAFM from the coding sequence ATGTCCCTGGAAAGCGCCCAGGCCTTTGTGGCCAGACTGCGAGAGGATGCCCAGTTTCGTTGGTCTCTTGGCGAATGCCGCGATCAGTGGGAACGCCGCCGTTTCGTCGTGTTGCAGGGTTACCGCTTCAGCCCGGCCGAACTCGTCTGCGCCACAAGCCCCGCCGGCCGCGCTTCGCCCGAACGGGCAGCCATCATCGACCGGGTGCGCCGCCAGCACGGCGATGGCTCCTACGCCTTCATGTAG
- a CDS encoding glutamine--tRNA ligase/YqeY domain fusion protein gives MTAPDAEVPAKSGPAPARDFIRQIVDEDNRVGKWGGRVHTRFPPEPNGYLHIGHAKSICLNFGLAKEFGGLCNLRFDDTNPAKEEVEYVDAIKEDVRWLGFSWDDRLFYASDYFEKLYAFAEQLIEKGLAYVDDLSQEEIRAYRGTLTEPGKDSPYRDRSPEENLDLFRRMRAGEFPDGAKVLRLRIDMQSPNVVLRDPVIYRIKHVEHHRTGNAWCIYPMYDYTHCISDALEGITHSICSLEFENNRPLYDWVLDRLPVPGHPQQIEFARLNLSYTVLSKRKLIQLVTEKVVSGWDDPRLPTLSGIRRRGYTPEAMRDFCERIGVSKADSQVDMALLEHCLREDLNARAKRLMGVLRPLKLVITNYPEGQVEDINFPYHPEDTAMGARKVPFTRELYVERDDFMEVPAKKWFRLAPGAEVRLRHAYYVTCTEVVKDPATGEVVELHCVHDPATKGGWSSDGRKVKGTIHWVSAAHALPAEVRLYDRLFTKENPTEGKGDFMDHLNPHSLEVIENALIEPALADIPVGENVQFERLGYFCVDKDSTPQKRVFNRSVALKDSWAKAAR, from the coding sequence ATGACCGCACCCGACGCGGAAGTTCCGGCCAAGTCCGGCCCGGCTCCTGCCCGTGATTTCATTCGCCAGATCGTCGATGAGGACAACCGCGTCGGCAAATGGGGCGGCCGCGTCCACACCCGCTTCCCGCCCGAACCCAACGGCTACCTGCACATCGGCCACGCCAAGTCCATCTGCCTCAACTTCGGCCTGGCCAAGGAGTTCGGCGGGCTGTGCAACCTGCGCTTCGACGACACCAACCCGGCCAAGGAAGAGGTGGAATACGTCGACGCCATCAAGGAAGACGTGCGCTGGCTCGGCTTTTCCTGGGACGACCGGCTTTTTTACGCCTCGGACTACTTTGAAAAGCTCTACGCCTTTGCCGAACAGCTCATCGAAAAAGGCCTGGCCTACGTCGATGACCTGAGCCAGGAAGAGATCCGGGCCTACCGGGGGACGCTCACCGAACCCGGCAAGGACAGCCCCTACCGCGACCGCTCGCCCGAGGAAAACCTCGACCTGTTTAGGCGGATGCGGGCCGGCGAATTCCCGGACGGGGCCAAGGTGCTGCGGCTTAGGATCGACATGCAAAGCCCCAACGTGGTGTTGCGCGATCCGGTCATCTACCGCATCAAGCACGTCGAGCACCACCGTACGGGCAACGCCTGGTGCATCTACCCGATGTACGACTACACCCACTGCATTTCCGACGCCCTGGAAGGCATCACCCACTCCATCTGCTCCCTGGAGTTCGAGAACAACCGGCCGCTCTACGACTGGGTTCTCGACCGCCTGCCCGTGCCCGGCCATCCCCAGCAGATCGAGTTTGCCCGCTTGAACCTGTCCTACACGGTGCTGAGCAAGCGCAAGCTCATCCAGCTCGTCACCGAAAAAGTCGTCTCGGGCTGGGACGATCCGCGCCTGCCGACCCTAAGCGGCATCCGCCGCCGGGGCTACACCCCCGAGGCCATGCGCGATTTCTGCGAACGCATCGGCGTGTCCAAGGCCGACAGCCAGGTGGACATGGCCCTGCTCGAACACTGCCTGCGCGAGGACCTAAACGCCCGGGCCAAGCGCCTCATGGGCGTGCTGCGGCCGCTTAAGCTCGTTATTACGAATTATCCCGAAGGCCAGGTGGAAGACATCAACTTCCCCTACCATCCCGAGGACACGGCCATGGGCGCGCGCAAAGTGCCCTTCACCCGGGAACTCTACGTCGAGCGCGACGATTTCATGGAAGTGCCGGCCAAGAAGTGGTTCCGCCTCGCCCCGGGGGCCGAGGTGCGGCTGCGCCACGCCTACTACGTCACCTGCACCGAGGTCGTGAAAGACCCGGCCACGGGCGAGGTAGTCGAGCTGCATTGCGTCCACGATCCGGCCACCAAGGGCGGCTGGTCCAGCGACGGCCGCAAGGTCAAGGGCACCATCCACTGGGTGTCCGCTGCCCATGCCCTGCCGGCCGAAGTGCGCCTTTACGACCGCCTCTTCACCAAGGAGAACCCGACCGAGGGCAAGGGCGATTTCATGGATCACCTGAACCCCCACTCCCTGGAAGTGATCGAAAACGCGCTGATCGAACCGGCCCTGGCCGACATCCCCGTGGGCGAGAACGTCCAGTTCGAACGCCTGGGCTACTTCTGCGTGGACAAGGACTCGACGCCCCAAAAACGTGTCTTCAACCGCTCGGTGGCCCTTAAGGACTCCTGGGCCAAGGCCGCGCGGTAG
- a CDS encoding sensor domain-containing protein yields the protein MTHSSAALPEDVYRRIFESSPNAALVRDAGGLVLAVNASFEALFGLDAAEVVGRDLRQVVRPADDGETAGNDWSLGGAAFSRRTRWTAGDGATVDASPCQFPAGQVDGKPVSCVIFRDISGRRRAEEQLDAAERKYRAIFENAVEGIFQTTPGGRYLEVNRTLARIYGFDSVDEMTEHFRDIKNQLYVEPKRRDDFVRELSAHDQVRNFESAIHKKDGSVIWISENARVVRDADGAVAYYEGTVVDITDRKRAEEQLAAQRAYFDQLFANSPQAIALIDMRRNIVDVNHAFEDLFGFKAAEIKGYGMRAYIVPKHLLGECESTRGAILSGKPMVRETFRQHRDGRLLPVSMIGFPIEFGGQPQGIVYIYQDISERKAFEEQITHQAFHDALTGLPNRSLFADRLDRALTRARRRGDYQYAVLMIDLNKFKGINDTLGHQAGDQLLVEVSRRLMACVRSMDTVARLGGDEFAVILEELKSKKEVMAVVDRIGAALGKPCMLCGTTVTPGASVGIVLRTRDYQSPEDILRDADIAMYRAKESGRPSMIFDRRMHQEILDAISLEADLRAALDRGELLLHYQPIVDVQTGRIEGFEALVRWDHPDRGLVPPVQFIPLAEETGLIQPLGRFVIAEACRQLRKWQLELPEAEQLSVSVNVSCRQFVKEGLVDHVAGVLETTGLDPACLKLEITESVLMHDAQHTAGELSRLKALGVKIAIDDFGTGYSSLSYLRQLPIDHLKIDRSFISGDDVNGESQEIVKSIIALARSLGLTVIAEGVEHQDQLDKLRSADCDKAQGFMFSRPVDKDAALALLHAALGGGCGCGPA from the coding sequence ATGACACATTCGTCTGCCGCGCTTCCGGAAGACGTCTACCGGCGCATCTTCGAGAGCTCCCCCAACGCGGCCCTGGTGCGCGACGCCGGCGGCCTGGTGCTGGCCGTCAACGCCTCCTTCGAGGCGCTTTTCGGCCTGGACGCGGCCGAGGTCGTGGGCCGCGACCTGCGCCAGGTGGTGCGGCCGGCGGACGACGGCGAAACAGCCGGCAACGACTGGAGCCTTGGCGGCGCGGCCTTTTCCCGGCGCACCCGCTGGACGGCCGGCGACGGGGCCACCGTGGACGCCAGCCCCTGCCAGTTTCCGGCGGGGCAGGTGGACGGCAAGCCCGTGTCCTGCGTCATCTTCCGCGACATCTCCGGGCGACGCCGGGCCGAGGAACAACTCGACGCGGCCGAACGCAAATACCGGGCGATTTTCGAAAACGCCGTGGAAGGCATCTTCCAGACCACCCCCGGCGGCCGCTACCTGGAAGTCAACCGCACCCTGGCCCGCATCTACGGCTTTGATTCCGTGGACGAGATGACCGAGCACTTCCGGGACATCAAAAACCAGCTGTATGTCGAGCCCAAGCGCCGCGACGACTTCGTGCGCGAGCTCTCGGCCCACGACCAGGTCCGCAACTTCGAGTCGGCCATCCACAAAAAAGACGGCAGCGTCATCTGGATTTCCGAAAACGCCCGGGTCGTGCGCGACGCCGACGGGGCCGTGGCCTACTACGAAGGCACGGTGGTGGACATCACCGACCGCAAGCGGGCCGAGGAGCAGCTCGCCGCCCAGCGCGCCTATTTCGACCAGCTTTTCGCCAATTCGCCCCAGGCCATCGCGCTTATCGACATGCGGCGCAACATCGTGGACGTCAACCACGCCTTCGAGGACCTGTTCGGCTTCAAGGCGGCCGAGATCAAGGGCTACGGCATGCGCGCCTACATCGTGCCCAAGCACCTGCTCGGGGAATGCGAGAGCACGCGCGGGGCCATCCTGTCCGGCAAGCCCATGGTGCGCGAAACCTTCCGCCAGCACCGCGACGGCCGCCTCCTCCCGGTCTCCATGATCGGCTTCCCCATCGAATTCGGCGGCCAGCCCCAGGGCATCGTCTACATTTATCAGGACATTTCCGAGCGCAAGGCCTTCGAGGAGCAGATCACCCACCAGGCCTTCCACGACGCCCTGACCGGGCTGCCCAACCGCAGCCTTTTCGCCGACCGCCTGGACCGGGCGCTGACCCGCGCCCGGCGGCGCGGCGACTACCAGTACGCCGTGCTCATGATCGACCTCAACAAGTTCAAGGGCATAAACGACACCCTGGGACACCAGGCCGGGGACCAGCTCCTGGTCGAGGTGTCGCGGCGGCTTATGGCCTGCGTGCGCTCCATGGACACCGTGGCCCGGCTTGGCGGAGACGAATTCGCCGTGATCCTTGAAGAGCTCAAGTCGAAAAAGGAAGTCATGGCCGTGGTGGACCGCATCGGCGCGGCGCTTGGCAAGCCCTGCATGTTGTGCGGCACGACGGTGACTCCCGGGGCCAGCGTCGGCATCGTGCTGCGCACCCGGGACTACCAGTCGCCCGAGGACATTTTGCGCGACGCCGACATCGCCATGTACCGGGCCAAGGAGTCCGGCCGGCCCTCCATGATCTTCGACCGGCGGATGCACCAGGAGATCCTCGACGCCATCAGCCTGGAGGCCGATCTGCGCGCCGCCCTGGACCGCGGCGAGCTGTTGCTGCACTACCAGCCCATCGTGGACGTGCAGACCGGGCGCATCGAGGGCTTCGAGGCCCTGGTGCGCTGGGACCACCCCGACCGGGGGCTGGTGCCGCCGGTGCAGTTCATCCCCCTGGCCGAGGAAACCGGCCTGATCCAGCCGCTCGGGCGGTTCGTCATCGCCGAGGCCTGCCGCCAGCTGCGCAAGTGGCAGTTGGAACTGCCCGAGGCCGAACAGCTCTCGGTGAGCGTCAACGTGTCCTGCCGCCAGTTCGTGAAAGAGGGCTTGGTGGACCATGTGGCCGGGGTGTTGGAGACGACCGGCCTGGACCCGGCCTGCCTCAAGCTCGAAATCACCGAATCCGTGCTCATGCACGACGCCCAGCACACGGCCGGGGAGCTGAGCCGCCTCAAAGCCCTGGGCGTCAAGATCGCCATCGACGACTTCGGCACCGGCTATTCCTCCCTGTCCTACCTGCGCCAGTTGCCCATCGACCACCTCAAGATCGACCGGTCGTTCATCAGCGGCGACGACGTCAACGGCGAAAGCCAGGAGATCGTCAAGTCCATCATCGCCCTGGCCCGCAGCCTGGGGCTGACCGTCATCGCCGAGGGCGTGGAGCACCAGGACCAGCTCGACAAGCTGCGCAGCGCCGACTGCGACAAGGCCCAGGGCTTCATGTTCTCGCGCCCGGTGGACAAGGACGCGGCCCTGGCCCTGCTGCACGCGGCCCTGGGCGGCGGCTGCGGCTGCGGCCCGGCCTGA
- a CDS encoding FlxA-like family protein, with protein MAAIDTSLTLYANTTQTASGSSLAATTKTSASASTASTTASGDTVTISDEAKSLAAALASGQTASNAGTAASTGAAATTETEDASTAAAGGQAQSAGAAQGGGGAMQAGSAGSSGSSDDEEDDDDDADDLVESLKEQIQQLQQEIEKVESEAISEEEKDTKKMQLQNELAQLQTQYAQALQEQSESSSSSSSNGNTASTAYGGAS; from the coding sequence ATGGCCGCCATAGATACCAGCCTGACTCTTTATGCCAATACGACGCAAACAGCGTCAGGATCGAGCCTTGCCGCCACGACGAAAACGAGCGCCAGCGCTTCGACCGCATCGACTACCGCCAGCGGCGACACCGTGACCATTTCCGACGAGGCCAAGTCCCTGGCCGCCGCCCTGGCCTCGGGCCAGACCGCCAGCAACGCCGGGACCGCCGCCAGCACGGGCGCGGCCGCGACCACCGAAACCGAGGATGCTTCTACCGCTGCCGCTGGCGGCCAGGCGCAGTCCGCCGGCGCGGCCCAGGGCGGCGGCGGGGCCATGCAGGCCGGCTCGGCCGGCTCCTCCGGTTCGTCCGACGACGAAGAGGACGACGATGATGACGCCGACGACCTGGTGGAAAGCCTCAAGGAGCAGATCCAGCAGCTCCAGCAGGAAATCGAGAAGGTCGAAAGCGAGGCCATTTCCGAGGAAGAAAAGGACACCAAGAAGATGCAGCTGCAAAACGAGCTGGCCCAGTTGCAGACCCAGTACGCCCAGGCTCTGCAGGAGCAAAGCGAGTCGAGCTCGTCGTCGAGCAGCAACGGCAACACCGCTTCCACGGCCTACGGCGGCGCGTCATAA